The DNA sequence GATCTTATACTTAGTGTAATAACTAAATTTTCTGCCGTTGAGATGAAGCACTGATATTTATTCACTGACTGAAATATACTTCTTCTAACTGGTGTATAATAGTTGAACAGCTAGAAATACATTTTGAAGCATTAATAGAGCCTATTGGGAGCCCTTCTGCTCAGAATTGGGATGAGGATCTCTTCTGTCAAATATCCATAGTACATCTTTAACCCTGTGGCGTATTAAACTTACCTTGTTTGTCTCTTTCTCCAGTATGAAGTGTAACAGAACAGAATTTACCACCTGAAACTGCTGCTTCAAGTTCAGATCAGGAAAGGAACATACCACATCGTAACAACAAAACAAGACCAAAGAAGAGCAAACTTTACACTGAAGACACAACACTTGATCTGAAACAAGAAGTTTGTGCCTACTCAACAGCTTCAAAAGAGCACGTCCCAACGCTGCTAGTAGTCTTtgtttttttcagtgctgtgctGAAACTGCCCAGTACCAGTTATTCCTTATTAGCTTGATAGATCACTTTTCTCTTGCTATCTCTTTTTTTAACAATAGCAATCTTCAAACTTTGAAACGTGTGCTGAAACGAAGAATCGGCGAATACTACTGAAAGTGCAATATTAGAATATCACTGCGAGGTTGGTGAATGTACTCTGTTTAATAACAAATAGTCATTGGTGGTACTGTTTGATACAACAGTAAATTATTTTGTTAAATATGTACTACTACTGTTGGCCAAAATGTCAAAGTAGATCTAACATATGGCTATGGTACTCCTCttaaactattccagtatttcagCATTACTGTTGGTTATATTTGTTGAGCTAACAGAATGCAGTCTTGTAGCTGCTCTTCAAAACTTTCTGCTACTATTTTCCAGTTTCTTGCTTTCAAAGTCAGTTTACTCTGATGCTGTAAATCTGGTCTCAAACTTTCTTCATATCCTTTTCTCAATTACTGGTATCCGTCAGTGAGTCTCCATTTCATAAGCTGGTAGGTTAAATACAAATTATCTGCTATCACAAGGATTGCAGAATTGATAGTAACCATGGGTTCAGTTAGCAGCCAGCTTCTTTACCAATTTTAGAACCCCTCTGAAGTAAATAAAGCTAATAAATGCTTCCTTAACTAGCACATCAATCCCTACTTGTCTAAAATGTTAGGAGGCTGCCAGAATGGCAGCTTTTTTATGACGCTGGATAAGTGGCAGATTTACATTGACAAGGTTGTCTTGTTTGATTTTGTTATATGCAGCATTATAAAATTAAGTTGAAACAGGCGTAAAAATATGGCAAGCACCTGGAAAGAATTTGTTGAATTTTCCATGCCGTCTTCTCCCCCTACTGCATACGTTAGTGCCAACCTGGGCAATGCATCTCCAGTCGGACTGAATTTATCACCTTATGGCCAATCAGTAAGTTCTTTTGCCATACTAGCAATATTCTTAAGGGTAAAGCCAAGCTAGCTCAGATGGTATGATGCAACAACCTCCTTTGAGCAAGAAATATGTGGCCAGTTTGCCAACTTCTATCAGAAATATCTGCTCATTTGGGGGCCTCTTATCATAATGAGGCATCTTGTAACCTTACCAGAGTGCGGTGAGCAGACTAAAACTCTCTAATTTTGATAGTTTCAGTTTGAAAGTCATTTCACACTCTTTCCCCTCATTCCCAATCATTCTCTTCATTGGTCATTGTACCAGGCCTAGTTCTTATACCAGGGCAATTGGTTACCTCTCCAGCTGTTCTTAAAAATAAAACCCAATAAATACAGAATTTTGAAATTCTGTCACTTCTGTGGAAAACATTAGAGGGTCCATACTCTCAAAATTTGAGTAGTCTGCCTTTGAGAGTATTTAAGAAAATCTCCTGTTTTAAAAGAGGCAAGCCACATCTCTGCCAGCAGCCTGTATGTGTGCGCGTGTAACCTCCGCCTTTAGTTGGGAAATAGTTAATTGAGACTGTACCACCACTATGCTAAATTAGCGGAGAAATGACATAGTAAGTTTAGGAAATAACTATTCAATTAGCTATTTTTAATAGGCTAAAATGATATCATTTTGTCATTTCTAATAGTATATCTGTTCTCATATTTGGGTAGGTGATGAAAGTTTTCTGAAGCCCTTTCTGAATAAATAACAAATGGCCATGACTATCTGAAACTTGAGTCAAGTTTCTCAAAATTGTGTTTGAAAATAGTTGAGTATGGGATGGAGCCATCTTTTCTTGTAGAACATGTACTCTACATGTATCGGTTTCCAGGTTTAGTTCCCAGTTTATCCAATTAAAGATGCTAGGTGCCAAGACTTTATCTTCAACCCATCGAAAGCCACTGCCAGTGCAAATAAACACTTGGTAAATGAACTAATAGACTCTGTATAAGGCAGTGTCATGTGTTTAGAATAAGGAACATCCCAGGGTATAAGACTTTAAAATCTTCTCGTTGCCTTAAAAGAACTGAAAATTACCCATTAACAGGATTTCGCCCCCTGCAATATGGATTTGGCATGGGACAACCGTTAACTAGCAACTGACTGTGGATATAACAGTAACATGGTACATTCAATAGAACTTACACTTTAAATAGTCAGTCTGCAGCATTTTTCTGTTGAGTTCCACTATGTGCAATAGTGTTTGCATAATATATTTAATAAAGCTGTGGTAGAGCTGGTGCCTTTGCTAAACTTTTGCTGCTGCTGAAGTTATGCTAAATTGAATTAAGGACCAAATTTTGAACTGATCATGCGTTAAATTCAAGTGGTATGTTGTTTCCTCCAAGtaatgggaaggagaaagtagtACTGGCAATCTTTCAAAGCCTTGAAGTATTGTGAAAGATAGGCTAGTTACCTTAaaatccagctcacaaaacctcaGTATATGAATGTGCTTTCTAGAGGGTTTGATGAATATGCTATGGGCATAAATCCTTGAGTCTCTTTACTCAAAGCCTCAGCTGCAAACAACAAGCTGTGTAACAAGAAGCAGTTTTTCTGGTTCTTATTAAGACTTAAGGGTCCTGTTCTCCCTTTAAAGTTGGAAAGGAGAGAAATATAGTACCGTCTTATTTGGGCATGTTCTTGTTGTAGTGCAAGAACGTGAATAACACGACAACCATTGGCTTTGTCTACTGTGTGTATTTATCTCCAGTGACACCTCTCCTTTATACTTACTCTTGTGTAGCTGTTCAGGGTCCTGGTAGTGTGAACTACCTAAAACATGGTTGGAGAGGAATTACTGACCTAGAAATAAGAGCATTCTCATATAATTGATGCTGTAATCGTATGAAATGTGAGATTTGGATTGACTACCTTTGACTTCCAGCTAAGTCTGTTGAGACATGGAATTTGATAGTTACTTGGATGTATTTTAAAGATGTGCTAACTATTGACTAGTTATACTGTGTACTATGTTATCACAGCTGTATGAGATGGAGAACCATTATACTGTGTCATCAgatcctctcccccctcctgcagctccccttccttctcatcctttacctttctcttcatcttctacttcatCTGGGTCTAAAAAACAGAAGAGGACCCCCCTTTATCAAAGATCTGTAAGTCAGGTTGACAGTTAACAGACATGTCATCACAGCATGGTGATCTTAGCTGTTAACTCTTCTGTGCTTTTGTTCTGACTTCTAATATCACTGGTATTAAATCTCCTCAACAGGTTAAACTGATAAAATGCCACCTGAACCAGCTGGAAATTTTGCTGGATTCTCAGATTGTGCATTCCTGTATCTGTTTCAGAAACTTAATGTCTCGCAGTGTTTGTATGTGGTGTCTTGTGGGTGGGGATTGTAATTTCATGTTATGCCTCATAAAATGTAGGTTGAATTTATTTTGACTTCTTATAGGTataaaaaagcaaaaataaattaatttggaaaaaaaTGATTGCACAGATCTAAGAGCAAAGCTTGACTTGATGCACTCACAATATGACATGATTTGTGACAAGCCATATTAAAACTTGTAGGCATCCTCTACAGAGGGATTGTTGCATCTCTAATTTTGCCACTtttgtaaaatatttattttgggTGACTTTTAGGGGTTTTTATGACAGGGGGAAGTGATTTTCCTAGGAGATAAGGTTCCTAGTTTTCTAAATGCAGTATTATCACCTTTGTATGAGTCGCAGTTGATAAAAAGCTTCTAATGACTTTGCTAGTCCATACTTATACATGCTTACTTATCTTGTTAAGTTCATTTGGACTTACTCCTAAGGTAGGATGTTTTAAATTGCAGTTTTTGTCTTCAAAATCTGCTTGTGAAGTTCATATGCAACAATGTTCTAGTATGGTAGGTCAAAAACTTTTTGTGACTGATGACataaattgcttttattattAAATTTCAGTGCAGTTTAGTAAATGATCTGTTCAGTCATAAAACTTGCCTGTTTTTAAAGTATCTTATTGTTTGGGATTTTGTACCCCTGTGGTTGTTCACAGTTGCCAAAAATTGTTTTTCTTAAACAGATACACAGGAAACTGTGGCATGTGTATAATGTAGTCTCAGAATGCATGGTTTTGGCACTGCCTTGTTTTGAACTTGCATGGTGTTCTAGAAGACACATTAGAAGAGGTGCCCTAACAATAACCATACTGGATTTGATTTCTTAGCCAAGTTGTTGTAGAAGTCCCATATGATTAAAGACTTGAAGACTGCTTTCTTTTACCTGTGTGAAGAGAAGCTATGGAATACTGATTAACATTATGGCCCTTAATCTCTAATGTTTCCTCTCCATTTTGTGGAGTTTAACAGATCTCTTTGCAGATACTGAAGGAACATTTAAGCTGAATGAGTATGACAAGTGCTGGTGGCTCCAGTGTTTTGCAAATTTTTGAGTGTAGTGTAGGAACTAAACCAATTATGGAAGATATTTTGAGATTAAGTTTGTTCATAATGTTTTAGCTTTGCTTTTTTGATGACTTTTGTTGGCAAAGGCAGACTGTATAAAGTCTGGTTTTGAGTGCAATATTAATTTCATAGCATGTATACAGTAAGCTGAATTACCTGTGTGTAGTTTGTTAAAGCTGAGTTCTGCAGCTATTGGCAGATGTCTCATAAACTGTCTCAGGACTGGTTAGAAGCCGTCTTTCTTGTCTGATAGCCTTTAAACATTGGCATTTACTCAGAACTTGTCCTATATTATATTAAGCAAAGGAATTGGGATTGCTTTTGAAAGAGATAAcaagttttgttttatttcagaTGAGCTTTGATCCAAACCTTCTCCATAACAATGGACACAACGGGTACCCCAATGGTACTTCTGCAGGACTGCGTGAAACTGGGGTAATTGAAAAACTGCTGACCTCCTATGGATTCATTCAGTGTTCAGAACGGCAAGCAAGACTGTTCTTCCACTGTTCACAGTATAATGGTAACCTACAGGAGCTTAAAGTAGGAGGTAATTAAGTGACTGGTAGAATTCTCAGAGTTCATAACTGTGAACTATCATAAATTGCATCACAAAGCATAAGACCTCTTTCTGCTATAAAGACATACACATTTAGTCAATAAACTGTTGTTTTGTTATAATGCTGCTGCTGAGGTGCTGCCCTATTGTGTTGGATATATTAGAAAATTAGTTTCAAGCTATGTTCCGTGGGTGTTTGTTGAGATTCCTCTTTGATATGAGATTATAGCAGACAAGCTTCCTTGAAAGGTCATTAATGGTGGACAGCTTTATAACAGAAGATCGGTAATGGTAGACAGtgtgcagctgcaggagcctgcAGGTGTGTTCTAATGCCTACAACATGTGTGTGTTCCTTACCAGAGGTCAGTGTGGAAAAAGTCCCCTATTGGTAGAAATGGTAGGATATAAATGCTGTATAGAAGAAGCCAAAGCAGCTATGAAATCCCCTAAATTTACAGACCTAAATTTACAGACAGGGGAGCTTATTTCAAGCAGTTATTTGTCTTGATGCATTATCAAAGTTAAGATCCAAAGAACCCTTTTAGAATGGTTGTAGTATGCTTATATGCATGTTTTCATGACACCTTACAAgcacttttgaaacttggctgcTTGTCTTGGTCATCAGGAGTGCTGCTTAAGAAAAGGAAAAGAGCTGTGTTTGTATGTCAATGTCTGTTCTGTTTATATGTAACTGAAAACTGTAAAAATCATATTGTGACTTCAATTGTTTTCCAGATGATGTTGAATTTGAAGTCTCTTCTGATCGGCGAACTGGAAAACCCATTGCTATTAAACTGGTGAAGATAAAAACAGAAACATTACCTGAAGAGCGAATAAATGGACAAGTTAGTGGATGtgttgtttattttttttcttccatgcATGACATTTATATCTGCTGTGGTCAAACAGACAAGGGCAGAGTTGAGTGTAGCATGCCTCTCCTTAGTTACATACACATTTTTCTCAAATCAAATTTAATTTTTTCTTGTTTTGGCAGTACATAAAATTGGGATTTTAACCAAGAATAACTCTTACAGTTCACATAAGTTCTGTAAGATGTAACCTTTGCAGCATGGCGTACTATTGTGGGTTACCTGTAAAATGCATCCCTGAGTGTCTAATAGAAGATATCTAACAGTCTGTGATGCTGCCTCTGGAAATAATTagcaatggatttttttttgactGGTAGGTTGTGTGTGCTGTTCCTCACAACTTAGAGAGTAAGTCTCCAGCTGCCCCGGGTCAGAGTCCAACAGGGAGTGTATGCTACGAACGTAATGGGGTAAAACTTATGTATTTACTTAAAACTTTTTGATTGATCCTCCAATGTAACTTGCACTAAAATACTTGTTAGAGTAGGTAGCTAAAATTGTACTGATTGTTGAAaagtttaaatgtaattttgttaaTCTTGTATTCCTTAAACAGAAGCTCATTAGAAGTCTGATGTGTCTTGAGTATATAATTCTGAAATATTTTCAGAACTTCAGACTAGagctaaattaattaaaatattgaaGTAGAAAAGTAAACATTCACTAgtgtgatctgattttttttagtTTCTTAAAATGTGCACAATACTACAAATGCCCATTGCTTTCCTGAATTCTAAACCCCATAAGTTAAAATAAGCTATATTCTTCCTTGGTCTGTCAAAAGATTAACCCTAAACCAAATTTTATTTCACAGGAAGTGTTCTACTTAACTTATACCCCAGAAGATGTTGAAGGAAATGTTCAGTTGGAAACTGGAGataaaataaactttattattGATACAAATAAACAGTAAGTTGATTCTTTATTATGTAATAATTTAATGTTGTCTTAAGTACTAAAATTTTCCAGAAACTAATGTTGCTACTTTAAAGTGGACCTGGCTATTCAGCATTTACTGTCCTCTCAATCATAGTACTCTTGCTAAAGGTGCTGCAGTTTGGAATTGTTATTAAAGTTCATTACCCATTTGTATTTTCCTTCAAAATGGATGTTTGTGATCTCCTTTTAGTTCGTTacttgggatttaaaaaaaaaaatcttaacacTGTCATTGTATATATGCTGACATTTCTGTTATTTAATATCCCACTTAACGGGAGGACATTTGTATATATCAAATACATACCCTTTAAGAAATGTTGTCTGTAGCAAAAGGTATTGAGAGAAATGTTTCTTGTAGAGTCAGTTtgtctttttttcctccccctttCAGTACTGGTGCTGTAAGTGCTCGTAACATTAtgcttttgaaaaagaaacaagCTCGGTGTCAAGGAGTAGTTTGTGCCATGAAGGTAACTAACACTTTGCAACTTTCACTTAAGTCTGAAGTAACAGGGTCCCCTAATGATTACCCTTTTATTGGTTTAGAAGGAAAGGAGCACAAAGTCTGTAAAAAGAGTATGTGTGTATTTATTCTGGGTGACAATGTTCCACCTACCAGTCATAATGATTTAAGCTGTTGAACTTCTTTAAATATTGAGGTTTTACTCTTTGTGCTAGCTAGGATCTGTTAGGTGGGCTGTCAAGAAAATGTCTTACTAAATATTTGTGTCCTCCTCTTAGGAAGCCTTTGGATTCATTGAAAGAGGAGATGTTGTAAAGGAAATTTTCTTTCACTATAGCGAATTTAAAGGTGACCTAGAAGCCTTACAGCCTGGTGATGATGTGGAGTTCACAATCAGAGACAGAAATGTAAGGCCAGATTCCTTAAGATCTAAATTCTAAGTTAATAGCTTTGGAAGCAGCCTTAAATGAATTACTAGATTTTTGTCTGAGACTCCCTGTTTCTCTATAGCTGACTATTTGACTTTCCTTGCAGGGTAAAGAAGTTGCAACTGAAGTAAGACTTTTGCCTCAAGGAACTGTTATTTTTGAAGATATCAGCATTGAACACTTTGAGGGCACAGTAACCAAAGTAATTCCAAAAGTACCCAACAAAAATCAGGTAATAGCACAGCTCATTAAATTTTCAGCTTTTTACACCTAGTGTAGCTTGACTGTTAACATTATGGTACTGAGTAAAGGGAAGAATTCAGAGAAACAATTCATATGAGAAAGATAATGGATTGAATTCTAAGCTCTGCTTCCATTTGCTCTGCCTCCTTTTCCATCATGGGGGCAATCCTCTGCAGCAGTGTAATTCTTCGGTGCTCTTCCTACTCTaatttcaacttttttttttaatcatgtgATCAGAATGACCCACTGCCTGGGCGTATAAAAGTTGACTTTGTGATTCCTAAAGAACTTCCCTTTGGAGATAAAGATACAAAATCAAAGGTGACACTGTTAGAAGGTGACCATGTTAGATTCAACATTTCAACAGATCGGCGTGACAAGTTGGAACGAGCCACTAATATTGAAGTTCTTCCCAATACTTTCCAGTTTACTAATGAGGCTAGAGAAATGGTAAGCATTAAGTATTCTCTGTAGAGAGATGGGAGTGGAATATGACTTCTATGTGTGGTATTAAATAGTCACATGGTTTTTGCATTGCTTGGATTGCTGCTAAGCCTGGGGTGTCAGATTCCTGTAGTGACAGGCAGAGGGAATTATTTTGAATGTTCAGCACACTGTAGTTCCCTTGGTGTTGGAAAGAATTGTACTCACATGAAGCAGTGATGCATCTTCAGCAAGAGATGTAGTGAGTTGATGCTTAAAGAAATTGGCCTTATTTGTATAATGCAATTGCATGATGAACATCTCAAGTACCAGATTACTGTATTTATTAAAGGCAACTTCTTAGCAGATGATTTCTAGTAAGAGCATTCTGGAAATTTGTAGCATTCTTAGTAACTGAGAGAGAATATGGTTTCCATGTCCTTTCTCCATATATGGAGATTTTATCACTGGGAAGAATTCCAGTACTGATATTGTGACACAGGAGGAGTGTATGATGCATCTGATCTGTAAAGATCTGTGGATATCTATTCTGATACATATGTTACATCTCCCCCAAATCCAAATTGTATCTTTGTATATTTAAAACTGAAGCCAGGACATATAAAATATATGTTAACTGAGCTGAAGAAGCTGTTTGAACTCTCTCTGAGGACTTCCACCTTTTAACTGTTGTATTATTACAACAATTACATTGGCTACTGATCTGTTCCCAACCCATTCAAGGTCtttggcctttaaagccctatatggcttgggactggGGTGTCTGAAGGACAGTCTTCTCCAGTATATTCCTGCCCAGGAATAAAGATCACAGGGAGAGACACTCCTGATGTCCCATCAACCAAAGATGCTTGAGAGGgagccttttcagtggtagccccaTGGAGGTGACCTGGTCCCTtcacttttgatctttaggaggcagttaaagatggttttatttaggatcACATGGGTTAAGTTTACTAGCAGTCCTGAATTGTGGTGACAAAATGTTGGTTTCTGTGGTTTTTATAATCATCACATAATTTTCATAAGGCATTTGTTATATATAATAAATAGTCTAAGATACTGCACAAATATACACATCAGAAAGCACACTGATAAATTATCaaaaattgaaataaaatagAGATAAAATTATTCATTGATCATTTACCACCAGTCCATGGATCCTCATAGCAGCTAGGAAATACCTAGCACCTTAATTGGTAATGTAATTATTCTAATCAGTTAAAAGGTATAAGACCAACCACTCATTTGGATAACCCTGAAATTTGAGGGAACTAATTCTAGAACTCCTACTCAGTGTAAATGCTACAATATAACAAGATACGTGGTAAAAACTCGGCAACCCTGGCTCTACATGAACAATATCTCTTCTGATGAGAAATCCTCAAAAATCTACCACAcaagattttatatatttttatttatgttgtaagctgccttgagcgtCATAGAGAAGAAAGAGGGctgatgttttaaataaaatagatatatCAAACTGTTTGAACTTTCCCTGTATTTCAGAAACAGTTCAAATTGACTGggtctgtgattttttttgtagttttattTGCATGAGCTAATCTAACATTGTACTTTGCCTTGGTCTGCTTCTGGTTCTGCTAATTCTCCTCACCTCTATTTTTTAAAGAAGCTTGGTTTCCCTTTCTGTTGTTATTAAGGAACTGGTCCTTCAAGATTAGGAAAGCCAGTTGCTTTTTCCTGCAGTTGAATATGGGGATGGTAACTTAACCTAATCTGGAGAATGTTGTTGTGTTGAGGCATTGATTCACTGTACCAGGAGATGACTAAGCCTCTTAGTTCCTTGGATGTTGTAGGAATAAATTCTGAGAATCTACAAAATTGGCTTTTGAATGGAAATAGACTTTCATGGCAGCTAGCAGTAATTACTCTGTGTATATGTGAAGACTTTCTAAATTCACTTGCTGAAATAACCCATGTTTTATGTCTACAGGGTGTGATTGCAGCAATGAGAGATGGCTTTGGTTTCATTAAATGTGTTGACAGAGATGCTCGCATGTTCTTTCACTTCAGTGAAATTCTAGATGGCAATCAGCTCCACATTTCAGATGAAGTAGAGTTCACAGTGGTTCCTGTAAGCAAAACTTTCATTTTTCCAGAGTTTGGACACCATTTTTGTTGCTTCAGTTAACATTTTCTTGGCCTTTCTCTTCCAGGATATGTTGTCTGCTCAAAGAAATCATGCTATCAGAATTAAAAAACTTCCGAAGGGTACTGTTTCATTTCATACCCAGTCAGATCATCGTTTTGTGGGCACTATAGAGAAGGAGGCCACTTCTGCCAAATCCACTAGTCCAAACAAAGGCAAAGAGAAGGTAATAACTGAATTGAGGCCTTTTCTCTCCATAGGGTAAATAGTAGTTTTCTTGAAGCATCAGGCAACCAACTCTAGTTGTCTGTGTTTGGAAGTTTTTATtctttgtaaatattttaaatgctgctaatgttttaatgtcttatttgCCACTTTGGGGGGACTCCTTTTGGGAGGAAAGGCAATGTATAAATGCTTTAAATACGTTGCTTGTCTGAGGAAGAGGTCCAGCACATGACGTATTTGGATTTGCATTTTGTAGGCATTGACTTGCCAGGGTTAGAATAGTTAGatttccccaaaaggcaaattgTAGGTAGTCTGTTGCATCTTAACTATAGTGTCAGTATTTTCATACTTTTCAGCAAGAAAGAACTGTGGTGCCTGATGGCTAATTCATATAGTTCCACCTCAGGCAAGGTTTTCTAGAGCACACACAGGTgtttgttgaagaagaagaaaagtagggttttataccctgcttttctctaccttaagaagtctcaaagtggcttacaatctccttcccttcctctccccacagttggcaccttgtaaggtagattggacagagttctgagagaatattgcctggcctaaggtcacccaccaggcttcatgtggaggagtgggggatcaaacctagtTCCCAGATTAGAAGTTACTGCTCTTAACTACTGTACCTTGCTTTTTCTCTTCAATACTTTGGCAGCTGGATGCATGATCATGCACCGTTTAAATTTAAAGCCCTAAAGTTCAGATGTCCCGTGTGTGAACATAAACTGAAACATCTGTGAATGAGGCttgagtgactttgtccatggtagCTTTTAAAGAATGCTCTTTCTGGTTGCATGAGAAGCTGTCATGGAAATACATTGATAGAAGGGTGAAGCCCAAGTATCTTAAATAGAGTGCCAGGCCGCATGCATTCATCAGACTGAAAGGAGTCTAC is a window from the Heteronotia binoei isolate CCM8104 ecotype False Entrance Well chromosome 2, APGP_CSIRO_Hbin_v1, whole genome shotgun sequence genome containing:
- the CSDE1 gene encoding cold shock domain-containing protein E1; amino-acid sequence: MASTWKEFVEFSMPSSPPTAYVSANLGNASPVGLNLSPYGQSLYEMENHYTVSSDPLPPPAAPLPSHPLPFSSSSTSSGSKKQKRTPLYQRSMSFDPNLLHNNGHNGYPNGTSAGLRETGVIEKLLTSYGFIQCSERQARLFFHCSQYNGNLQELKVGDDVEFEVSSDRRTGKPIAIKLVKIKTETLPEERINGQVVCAVPHNLESKSPAAPGQSPTGSVCYERNGEVFYLTYTPEDVEGNVQLETGDKINFIIDTNKHTGAVSARNIMLLKKKQARCQGVVCAMKEAFGFIERGDVVKEIFFHYSEFKGDLEALQPGDDVEFTIRDRNGKEVATEVRLLPQGTVIFEDISIEHFEGTVTKVIPKVPNKNQNDPLPGRIKVDFVIPKELPFGDKDTKSKVTLLEGDHVRFNISTDRRDKLERATNIEVLPNTFQFTNEAREMGVIAAMRDGFGFIKCVDRDARMFFHFSEILDGNQLHISDEVEFTVVPDMLSAQRNHAIRIKKLPKGTVSFHTQSDHRFVGTIEKEATSAKSTSPNKGKEKEAEEGIIAYDDCGVKLTIPYQAKDVEGSTSPQIGDKVEFTVCEVKRTGLQTATSVRMLGRNYSSKRLLGYVATLKDNFGFIETANHDKEIFFHYSEFCGDIDSLELGDMVEYSLSKGKGNKVSAEKVNKTHTVNGITDEADPTVYMGKVIRPLRSVDPTQTEYQGMIEVMEEGEMKGDVYPFGIVGMANKSDCLQKGETVKFQLCVLGQNGQTMACNITPFRRATVECVKDQFGFINYEVGDSKKLFFHVKEVQDGVELQAGDEVEFSVILNQRTGKCSACNVWRVSEGAKAVAAPRPDRLVNRLKSINLDDASAPRLTVLRQPRGPDNSKGFVAERKIRQAGVID